The genomic region atgaagtctcttcttagaaaaaaaccaatttaggcggaaagtgtcctccctgattagccttgcagactgcacaggctaatctgggtctacactttacgcacatgcattatgcccagttttctcagaacatgactttTATGTTccatgaagattgagcaatacATGTGACTCATGCAGTATTCACTGGGTCAATGTTGACAATGCACAGTTGAagacagatgagctaaaaagatagCTACCATTTTACAAAAATTTGACACttatcattttacaaaaattgtaaaGGTACCATTTTTGCGTTCAAAGGACTTTACTTCAAAGTttctaacatttattttatgtgtcAACAATAATTCTGGCTTGAAAACCTTGTCAGCCGCTTTGTAACCaaagtatgttatttaaatattttgtgtacCATAAATCACAATTGAACATTTTAAGATACATTTTTCGccatgaaataaataaacatatatatatgtatgaataaagtataaattacaaatTGTTAGCTTGTGTCAAGTTCTTCACTTGATATTGGTGTCTGAATTTCTGAAGTGACCGTTTTGTTCATCTTCTCTTCACCAAATATTTTATCAGTTACCACATAGGGGCTCTCGTCAAATTTAAAAGATTTGCCGAGAATTAGATTCAGTGCAGACTGTTCGTAATTGTGACATCCTGAATACAAATATCGAGGCTTTCTTTCAATACAATATCCACCAGAATTTTGAGAACCAGTGGGACTTATGCACTCTTCAACAAGGGCACACTTAACCCAAGGTAGCATGACATCTTTTTTTATAAACTCTGTATTAAACACCACTAAATGTGATGTCTTTATTGCTCTATGAAAATAGTACTGCTCAGGTGTGACGTCGAAGTAAGTGAACATTTTGAAGTAGGTGATGCTGGAGGTGGCATCTTTAATAGTCCACGCAGCAATCCCAGTCTCGCGTGCTTTCGCTACAACGCCAGATATATCCTTCGTGATGAAATACTCCTTGGGGTTGGACCAAATAATTACATTGAAGAGGCTCAAACTCTCCTGAAACAAAATGATTGAGGAATATTTCACTTCTTTACCATACATGtatcaacatcatcatttatttgttcttaaatttgAATATAAACTTACATATGAGTATACAGACGGCAAACAACTGTGTGAAGAAGGACGTGGGAGGGTACTTACCTGTATACATCAGGGTACATAATTTCCTAAGTTGTGAGAAAAGATGTGGGGAGGGGGAGGGAGGGTACTTACCTGTATACATATGATAAGGGCACATTACTGCCTAGCTTGTGAGAAAGGATGTGTTGGAGGGGGGTGTACTTACCTGTATACATCAGGGCAAATAACTGCCTAGGTTGTGAGAAAGGATGTGTTGGAGGGGGGTGTACTTACCTGTATACATCAGGGCAAATAACTGCCTAGGTTGTGAGAAAGGATGTGTTGGAGGGGGGTGTACTTACCTGTATACATCAGGGTACATAACTGCCAATGTTGTGAGAAAGGATGTGTTGGAGGGGGGTGTACTTACCTGTATACATCAGGGTACATAACTGCCAATGTTGTGAGAAAGGATGTGTTGGAGGGGGGTGTACTTACCTGTATACATCAGGGCAAATAACTGCCTAGGTTGTGAGAAAGGATGTGTTGGAGGGGGGTGTACTTACCTGTATACATCAGGGCAAATAACTGCCTAGGTTGTGAGAAAGGATGTGTTGGAGGGGGGTGTACTTACCTGTATACATCAGGGCAAATAACTGCCAATGTTGTGAGAAAGGATGTGTTGGAGGGGGTGGGGGTGTACATACCTGTATACATCAGGGCAAATAACTGCCAATGTTGTGAGAAAGGATGTGTTGGAGGGGGTGGGGGTGTACATACCTGTATACATCAGGGCACATAACTTCCAAGATTGTGAGAAAGGATGTGTTGGAGAGGGGAGGAAGGAGGGTACTTACCTGTATACATCAGGGGCACATAACTGCCTAAGTTGTGAGAAAGGATGTGTTGgagaggggagggggggggatggTACTTACCTGTATACATCAGGGCACATAACTTCCAAGGTTGTGAGAAAGGATGTGTTGGAGAGGGGAGGGGGTAGGGATGGTACTTACTTGTATACACAGAGGCACATAACTACCCAGGTTGTGTGACTGTACGTGGGAGGGATACTTGTTATAGGCAAACATCTTCACATTGCAGTTGAACACTGTGCCATTGCAAACCTTCCGCAGCTGAAATAAACAAtcgttaaacaataaataaattggcTATGATCATGCTAAAATCACTATTTTAACATCATAAGTTACTAATAATTTGTGACTTGCAATGATTTTGAATCCTCTTAAACCCACATAGTTATTTCAACAGAAGAATGGGAAATGAGAAATTTGCAAAGTTTATGTAAAATTACTTATGATTATGAAttgatgaaataataaaaagattgccatcaacattctgaccaagtttatcATGATTGGTTCATGTGTGTGGCATTTAGAGTTTTAACAGGATTTTTCAAGGGTACTCAGATTTTAactggtgaccaagtttttggacCAGCTTCTGTTCTAAAGCAGCTTCACCTAAGTTACCAGTCGCCAAATTAatgctccgcccacatagtcacgtggtctagtgattagaaaactccgacaagcagatcgcaattatagcgcattacgtgattgaaatactatacttgtaacaatgtatcatgctctttttaaagagcactaaactaaactgctttgtacaactttaatacaatcataaatgctttagagagaaatggtgtaatcaaaataaatgagttaactatcagaaacgtttcttatacatattataggaagttgatgaaaaatcagtggtaaaaatgagcatttatttcatattgattttgaacttgtattaaaaccgtctggcagtgaatctggttgctattcatatataatttttaaaatatttttattaaatgcaaatgacacatcaatatcatgatgggttttttgtttaataaaaatgtttagatctttgttttattgtgttatttttaaaaatacaccgattttttaaatttagatataaattaaattttgattgtaaccataatataatacaggcctaatttcgtggtttcattaacagatctaatatgcattttatttcatttatgtttaatgggaacctgctacatttcactatcgagaaatgaaattttggtattacggtgctgttcacgaacattcaaattgaatacatttagcatattatgcatttgtttatttatagcaagatggcccttagttgttaattgcaattttcacatttctccccgtatcaatatatgttgcattagaaatgttgttgttgtattataagccttacattttacacttgaagtcgctttaagctagcTAACCCGctttgaaatcacctttttgttgttttaactatagttaaaacaatatttaagttaacaatttatattgatttccattgtttatgatccacagaaaataaatatataattggaaatcatttaagtaattaaatatttcttttcttgtgtacagtacctagcAATGcattaatgttccttcattctgagatccacgcaacatactgtcatttattaatcatcgacaattacgctgagattaataagcacgtgtggcaattattatgtcgCCAGaattgcttaataatattgtgcatcaaatgGTATACAtgtaacacgttttatagaacacacaactggtgtggttacattatttattgtgtttgttttctcattactcgttcatatgttcaagaaataaagataaaataataaccttttataaagtatgtatagcacctacaattttgaataatgatcgaacagtaatgatcatgcatttgatataaaatctgtgtaaacccttaacaagggacaaaattgtcacaaaacgaggttttcattgtgaaaaaaaatctgattaagggagacaactcaaactgaacttttgaaatgaacaaacaaaattaaccccctttgtaagtttgtttcaaaataaatctattttaagttgtggtgaccttgacattggagatattgacgtgattctttcgtgcgacacaccgtcccatgatggtgaacaaatgtgccaaataattgtaaaatgtcacaatgaatgacatagttatggcccagacaattcatttattgccaattttgacctttgaactcaaagtgtgaccttgaccttggagatatcgacgtaattatttcgcgcgacacaccgtccaatgatggtgaacaaatgtgccaaatgatttttaaatatgacaatgaacgacatagttatggcctggacaagcttttccggccgcccgccagcccgccagccagccagcccgcccgcattcgccaatctaataaccagttttttccttcggaaaacctggttaaaaattacgtccattccatatgtacgatacgctttgtttgtcggacaaaatggcggccagataagcgttgctgagggatGTGTGAAAAATTGAtatttgattggctgatcgaagaaTGTGGGCGGAGCAATCGATACTTTGGCAACTGGTCAATTCTAATCTTAATCTACATCAGGATAGACAATTCTGATTATATATGTGAACAAGGACAGCAAGGTTTCTCTATGATTTCACCTGGTGACCAAGTTTCTGaacgcatgtgacccagattcaaccTGTCCAAGATATTGTGGAGATAAAGTTtgagtcacatacatgtatcgacTTAGATTATGTCAAAACAAACATTCCAaacaagtt from Dreissena polymorpha isolate Duluth1 chromosome 5, UMN_Dpol_1.0, whole genome shotgun sequence harbors:
- the LOC127881840 gene encoding uncharacterized protein LOC127881840; this translates as MKAGDQVNSGYDEGDLSHIRHGVTFMWRKVASFFSAFRGKTLSEQMKTKNFYVLVLFLLATLTSLWILIDPSPNLHTIVSETHRQISNIHIPTKIRQDKNEMLDVNQKYLDALGMVFSKSDPARLIVNVSKEVVLKTEPVIVVPVLPGAYDEARTFLASVKKFLPGKLVVFWDLGLSGKENNMLRKVCNGTVFNCNVKMFAYNKYPSHVQSHNLGSYVPLCIQESLSLFNVIIWSNPKEYFITKDISGVVAKARETGIAAWTIKDATSSITYFKMFTYFDVTPEQYYFHRAIKTSHLVVFNTEFIKKDVMLPWVKCALVEECISPTGSQNSGGYCIERKPRYLYSGCHNYEQSALNLILGKSFKFDESPYVVTDKIFGEEKMNKTVTSEIQTPISSEELDTS